GAAGGCTTTCACCGCCGGGCCGGCGAGGCCCACGCCGAAGTCAACGCCCTGGCGGCGGCCGGCGAGCGCGCCCGCGGGGCAGTTGCCTACGTCACTCTGGAACCGTGCTCGCACACCGGGCGCACCGGGCCCTGCGCCAAGGCGCTGGTGGAGGCCGGCATCGCCCGGGTGGTCGTTGCGATGGAGGACCCCAACCCCCGGGTCAGCGGCCGCGGCGTGGCGCTTTTGCAAAGCGCCGGCGTCAAGGTGGAGACGGGGCTGCTGGCCGACGACGCCCGGCGGCTGAACCCGGGCTTCATCGCGCGGATGGAGACCGGCCGGCCGCTGGTACGGCTGAAGATGGCCATGAGCCTGGACGGACGCACCGCCATGGCGTCGGGGGAATCCCAGTGGATCACCGGCCCCGAGGCCCGCGCCGAGGTGCAGCGCCTGCGCGCGCGTTCCAGCGCGGTGCTCAGCGGGGTGGAGTCGGTGCGCACGGATGATTCGCGGCTGACGGTACGCGCCGCCCAGCTGGGGCTGGAGAACGCCGACGAAGCGGCTCGCCGCCAGCCGCTGCGGGTGATTGTCGATTCGCGCCTGCGCCTGCCCGAGACGGCGGCCTGCCTGGCCGAGCCCGGCCGCACCCTGATCGCCACGGTGCCCGGCCACGACGCCGAAAAGCGCAGCGCCCTCGAGGCCGCCGGCGCGGAAATACTGATCCTTGAGGCCGGCGCCGACGGCCGAGTGAGCCTGGCCGCGCTGGTGGCCTACCTGGCCGCGGCCGAGGCGGTCAACGAGCTGCTGGTGGAAACCGGCGCTACACTTGCCGGGGCCATGCTGGACGCCGGGCTGGTCGACTCGCTGTGGCTGTTCATGGCGCCGACGCTGTTGGGCGCCGGGGCCCGGGGCGCGTTTGCGCTGCCGGGACTTGAGCGCATGGCGGACCAGCGCCGGCTTTCGATTGACGACGTTCGCGCCGTGGGGCCGGACTGGCGCATTATTGCCTCGCCGCTGCCGGCTGGCGCACCGGGCGATACCAAGGTACCCTGACGCGCGGCTGTCGGCGCTGGCCGTTCGGCAGCGTCGCGTTTCGGCACTGCGCAAGTTCGGCACTGCGAAAGACACTACTGGGAGACTTCATGGCGCAATCCTCCGCCGGGGGGCTGGCCCCCATCGCCGATCTGGTTGACGATATTCGCCAGGGGAAAATGGTGATCCTCATGGACGATGAGGATCGCGAGAACGAAGGCGATATCATCATGGCCGCCGAGAAGGTCGAGGCCGAGCACATCAACTTCATGGCGCGCTTTGCCCGGGGGCTGATCTGCCTGCCCATGACCCGTGAGCGCTGCGAGCAGCTGAGCCTGCCGCTGATGGTGCATAACAACGCCTCGGGCTTCGGCACCAAGTTCACGCTCTCCATCGAGGCGACCGAGGGCGTGACCACGGGGATTTCCGCCGCCGACCGCGCGCGTACGGTGCAGGCCGCCGTGGCCCCCGGCGCGGGGCCTGCCGATATCGTCCAGCCCGGGCATATCTTCCCGCTGATGGCCGAGCCCGGCGGGGTGCTGCGCCGCGCCGGCCACACCGAAGCCGCCTGCGATCTGGCCGCGCTGGCCGGCTGCGACCCCAGCGGGGTGATCTGCGAAGTCATGAACGACGACGGCAGCATGGCTCGGCGCCCGGAGCTCGAGGCGTTTGCCGAAGCTCACGGCATCAAGATGGGCACCATCGCCGATCTGATCCACTATCGCATCGTCAACGAGCAGACGGTGGAGCTGCTGGAATCGCGCCCCCAGCAGACGATTCACGGCGAGATGACCCTGCACGTGTTTCGCGACCGCATTCAGGGGGCGCACCACCTGGCGCTGGTCAACGGCCGGCCCGAACCGGAGACGCCGACCACGGTGCGCGTGCACCTGGCCGACACCCTGCGCGACGTGCTGGGGATGCTGCAGGACGACAAAAACCGCTGGGACGCCGGCAGCGCGCTGGCCGAGATCGCCGGCAGCGAGCCGGGGGTGTTTGTCCTGATCGATGAAAATCTGCCGCCGCCGGATCTGAAAGACCAGCTGGACGTGTTCCTCGAGCGCCGGCGAACGCCGCGCACCAGCGACTCCGACGGCGCCGGCAACTACCTGACCATTGGCACCGGCTCGCAGATTCTGCGCCATCTGGGCGTGGGCAGGATGCGCCTGCTCAGCTCGCCGTGGAAATTTTCTGCGCTTTCCGGCTTCGATCTCGAAGTCGTGGAGCGTCTTGGACCGAACGACAAGGCCTGAGGGCCTTGCAAGCAGGAAGACATGATGGAACCGCTCGCCCAAATTGAAGGCAACTTTTTCGACGTCAACGGCCGCTACGCCATCGTGGTCGGGCGCTTTAACCACCACGTGGTCGACAGCCTGGTGGAGGGCGCCGTGGACAGCCTGGTGCGCCACGGCGTGGACCCGGAAAACATTCAGCTGATACATGCGCCGGGCGCCTGGGAGCTGCCGCTGGCGATCAAGCGCGTGCTGGGCGTGGTCAAGCCCGACGCGGTGATCGCGCTGGGCGCGGTGATCCGCGGCGGCACGCCGCACTTCGAGTACGTGGCCGGCGGCTGCAACTCGGCGATGAACAGCCTGCAGCTGGAGTTCGATACCCCGGTGGCCAACGGCGTTCTGACCGTGGAGTCCATCGAGCAGGCCATCGAGCGCGCCGGCACCAAGGCCGGCAACAAGGGCACCGAAGCCGCCATGGCAGCCATGGAGATGGTTTCGCTGCTGCGCACGGTGGGAACGACAGGAGCGGCGCAATGAGTCGGCAACGCAAGCCCTCGGCCGCCGGACAAAGCCGCCACGCCGCCCGGGAGCTCGCCGTCCAGGGGCTTTATCAGTGGCAGATGAACAGCAAGTCGATGACCGCCATCGAGGCCGAGTTTCGCGCCCAGAGCCCGGATGACGACCTCGAGCCCCACGAGAACTGGGCGACGGTGATGGGCATTGCCGACCAGGCGCTGTTTTCCGAGC
This DNA window, taken from Halomonas piscis, encodes the following:
- the ribD gene encoding bifunctional diaminohydroxyphosphoribosylaminopyrimidine deaminase/5-amino-6-(5-phosphoribosylamino)uracil reductase RibD, whose translation is MATFSAADHRYMARALRLAERGRYTADPNPRVGCVIVREDGAAPAIVGEGFHRRAGEAHAEVNALAAAGERARGAVAYVTLEPCSHTGRTGPCAKALVEAGIARVVVAMEDPNPRVSGRGVALLQSAGVKVETGLLADDARRLNPGFIARMETGRPLVRLKMAMSLDGRTAMASGESQWITGPEARAEVQRLRARSSAVLSGVESVRTDDSRLTVRAAQLGLENADEAARRQPLRVIVDSRLRLPETAACLAEPGRTLIATVPGHDAEKRSALEAAGAEILILEAGADGRVSLAALVAYLAAAEAVNELLVETGATLAGAMLDAGLVDSLWLFMAPTLLGAGARGAFALPGLERMADQRRLSIDDVRAVGPDWRIIASPLPAGAPGDTKVP
- the ribBA gene encoding bifunctional 3,4-dihydroxy-2-butanone-4-phosphate synthase/GTP cyclohydrolase II, with the translated sequence MAQSSAGGLAPIADLVDDIRQGKMVILMDDEDRENEGDIIMAAEKVEAEHINFMARFARGLICLPMTRERCEQLSLPLMVHNNASGFGTKFTLSIEATEGVTTGISAADRARTVQAAVAPGAGPADIVQPGHIFPLMAEPGGVLRRAGHTEAACDLAALAGCDPSGVICEVMNDDGSMARRPELEAFAEAHGIKMGTIADLIHYRIVNEQTVELLESRPQQTIHGEMTLHVFRDRIQGAHHLALVNGRPEPETPTTVRVHLADTLRDVLGMLQDDKNRWDAGSALAEIAGSEPGVFVLIDENLPPPDLKDQLDVFLERRRTPRTSDSDGAGNYLTIGTGSQILRHLGVGRMRLLSSPWKFSALSGFDLEVVERLGPNDKA
- the ribH gene encoding 6,7-dimethyl-8-ribityllumazine synthase, whose translation is MEPLAQIEGNFFDVNGRYAIVVGRFNHHVVDSLVEGAVDSLVRHGVDPENIQLIHAPGAWELPLAIKRVLGVVKPDAVIALGAVIRGGTPHFEYVAGGCNSAMNSLQLEFDTPVANGVLTVESIEQAIERAGTKAGNKGTEAAMAAMEMVSLLRTVGTTGAAQ